Proteins from one Ranitomeya variabilis isolate aRanVar5 chromosome 1, aRanVar5.hap1, whole genome shotgun sequence genomic window:
- the RHOH gene encoding rho-related GTP-binding protein RhoH yields the protein MNAIKCVLVGDAAVGKTSLLVRFTSETFPDTYKPTVYENTGVDVFMDGVQISLGLWDTAGNDAFKSIRPISLQHADIVLLCFSVSNHASFLSVRNKWITEVKHHLPHVPVLVIATQTDQRELNQSRVPCISAADGKQLAQDVRAKGYLECSSLHNRGVQQVFECAVRTAVNQAKKRARRKRFSVNECKII from the coding sequence ATGAACGCCATTAAATGTGTCTTGGTTGGGGATGCTGCTGTTGGGAAGACGTCACTTCTTGTCCGTTTCACATCCGAGACGTTTCCGGACACCTATAAACCAACAGTCTATGAAAATACAGGGGTCGATGTCTTCATGGATGGGGTCCAGATAAGCCTCGGACTTTGGGACACTGCGGGCAATGACGCATTTAAAAGTATCCGTCCCATTTCATTACAGCATGCGGACATAGTCTTACTCTGCTTCTCCGTATCCAATCATGCTTCATTTCTAAGTGTCAGGAATAAGTGGATTACTGAGGTCAAGCACCATCTGCCCCATGTGCCAGTGCTTGTTATCGCCACACAGACTGACCAGAGGGAGCTGAACCAATCTCGGGTGCCATGCATCAGCGCCGCAGATGGTAAGCAGCTGGCACAAGATGTCCGAGCCAAAGGATACTTGGAGTGTTCTTCTCTGCATAACCGGGGAGTCCAGCAAGTGTTTGAATGTGCCGTAAGGACTGCAGTCAACCAAGCCAAGAAAAGGGCGAGACGGAAGCGTTTCTCTGTCAACGAGTGCAAAATTATTTGA